One Myripristis murdjan chromosome 18, fMyrMur1.1, whole genome shotgun sequence DNA window includes the following coding sequences:
- the LOC115376336 gene encoding dynactin subunit 1-like isoform X2: MSSGGAGEGGKPAKVGSIVEVIGKGQRGTVAYVGATLFATGKWVGVILDEAKGKNDGTVQGKRYFTCEENHGIFVRQSQLQVVEEGSSATSPDTPESGTAKVPKQKDIPETPKTSKQTPVTLKKSSTRRSAKWSTPGRLVSATSLPSLLIRSACRSPSLPMTPKSSLASSLSGDVSEAGLSSQGALAAPVVPQPSGSPAAPATPAPATPSKVEPAMSKQEEESLRAQVKDLDEKLETLKMKRTEDKAKLKELEKHKIQLEQLQEWKTKMQEQQADVQKQLKEAKKEAREAQEAKDRYMEEMSDTADAIEMATLDKEMAEERAESLQVEVDSLKEKVEELSMDLEILKHEIEEKGSDGAASSYHVKQLEEQNSRLKEALVRMRDLSASEKQEHVKLQKQMEKKNTELETLRSQREKLQEEMKQAEVTIDELKEQVDAALGSEEMVETLTERNLDLEEKVRELRETVTDLEAINEMNDELQENARETEMELREQLDLSGAKCREAQKRVEAAQETMADYQQTINKYRELTSRLQEDNRELTSQQNANAEQVQQPPAELFDFKIKFAETKAYAKAIEMELRKMEVAQANRQVSLLTSFMPDSFLRHGGDHDCILVLLLIPRLICKAELISKQAQEKFDLNGNPVQGTGMRGPPGEQLSFASGLVYSLTLLQATLHKYEQALNSCSVEVFKRMGTLYSEMSVHERSLDYFIDLLHKDQLDETVQVEPLTKAIKYYQQLYSVHLSELTEDCTVQLADHIKFIQSALDCMGAEVTRLRAFLAPGQESSGLFVLLKDLDTSCSDIRQFCKKIRRRMPGTDVLGVPAALNFGPQVSETLTECRRQLTRVVAVLQEVAAAGAQMVAPMAEHEGLNALKLEDIAFKATEQIYGSQGLNAQECLRQSCSSVIATMNKMATAMQEGEYDADKPQGKIPPVESRAAAIRAEMTDAEGLGVKLEDRETVIKELKKSLKIKGEELSEANVRLSLLEKKLDTSTKDADERVEKIQTKLDETNTLLKKKEKEFEETMDALQADIDQLEAEKAELKQRLSNQSKMTIEGLRGPPASGIASIVQGAAGALPPAMPGVTQIVDSPLLRQQVEAQRLGIKHLKNENNRLKAEKIRAQLASLPPLHLPKLPQISRESSSPPEGLNTGIYRRTDELLATLLKLSAQVKVVDITGKTAVSASAQLLEQTARLQNFSNALDKLKNEVAEHVVSYQPGAKASSDFATFPVSTFVKAKEEKQGGTVYVGRVAIPCTRGQEQVHRLVLSQQQLQKVHRLLMA, translated from the exons ATGAGCAGCGGAGGAGCTGGGGAGGGTGGTAAACCTGCCAAG GTTGGCTCTATAGTGGAGGTGATAGGAAAAGGTCAGCGTGGGACTGTTGCATACGTGGGTGCCACCCTCTTTGCCACGGGGAAATGGGTGGGTGTCATTCTGGATGAGGCCAAGGGCAAGAACGATGGCACCGTGCAGGGCAAGCGCTACTTCACCTGCGAGGAAAACCATGGGATATTTGTCAGGCAGTCGCAG CTCCAAGTGGTGGAAGAGGGCTCCAGTGCCACCTCACCAGACACTCCCGAGTCCGGCACAGCCAAAGTTCCCAAGCAGAAAG ACATTCCTGAGACtccaaaaacaagcaaacag ACACCTGTGACTCTAAAGAAG tccTCTACCCGCCGCTCTGCCAAG TGGAGCACACCAGGCCGTCTTGTCTCTgccacctccctcccttccctcttgATACGCTCTGCCTGCCGCTCCCCCTCGTTGCCCATG ACGCCCAAGAGCAGCCttgcctcctctctgtctggtgATGTCAGCGAGGCGGGCCTGTCCTCCCAGGGTGCGCTGGCGGCTCCTGTTGTGCCCCAGCCGAGCGGGTCGCCTGCGGCACCTGCAACCCCAGCCCCCGCCACACCAAGCAAG GTGGAACCTGCCATGTCCAAGCAG gaggaggagtcacTGCGGGCCCAGGTGAAGGATCTGGATGAGAAACTCGAAACGTTGAAAATGAAGCGGACGGAAGACAAGGCCaagctgaaggagctggagaaacacaaaatccagctggagcagctccaggAGTGGAAGACCAAAATGCAGGAGCAGCAAGCTGACGTGCAGAAACAACTCAAAGAGGCCAAGAAG GAAGCTCGTGAGGCTCAGGAGGCTAAGGACCGCTACATGGAAGAGATGTCAGACACAGCGGATGCCATAGAGATGGCGACACTGGACAAGGAGATGGCTGAGGAGCGGGCAGAGTCgttgcaggtggaggtggactCGCTGAAGGAGAAAGTGGAGGAGTTGTCCATGGATCTGGAGATCTTGAAGCATGAAATCGAAGAGAAAG GCTCAGATGGAGCTGCCTCAAGTTACCATGTCaaacagctggaggagcagaACAGCAGGCTGAAAGAGGCCCTGGTCAG GATGCGTGACTTGTCTGCATCGGAGAAACAGGAGCACGTGAAGCTGCAGAAGCAAATGGAGAAGAAGAACACAGAGCTGGAGACTCTGaggagtcagagagagaagctgcaggaggagatgaAGCAGGCTGAGGTCACCATCGATGAGCTGAAAGAACAG GTGGATGCTGCGCTGGGGTCAGAGGAGATGGTGGAGACCTTGACAGAGAGGAACCTGGATCTCGAGGAGAAAGTCAGAGAGCTAAGAGAGACTGTCACTGATCTG GAAGCCATCAACGAGATGAATGACGAGCTTCAGGAGAACGCCAGGGAGACGGAGATGGAGCTGAGGGAGcagctggacctgagtggagCCAAGTGCAGAGAAGCCCAGAAGAGAGTAGAGGCCGCTCAGGAGACCATGGCCGACTACCAGCAGACCATCAACAAGTACAGGGAGCTCACCTCCAGGCTGCAG GAGGACAACAGAGAGCTGACCAGCCAGCAAAACGCCAACGCTGAGCAAGTTCAACAGCCTCCCGCAGAGCTCTTTGACTTCAAGATCAAGTTTGCAGAGACCAAAGCCTATGCCAAG GCCATTGAGATGGAACTGAGGAAGATGGAGGTGGCTCAGGCAAACAGACAGGTgtccctcctcacctccttcatGCCTGACTCCTTCCTCCGCCACGGGGGAGATCACGATTGCATCCTGGTGCTTCTGCTCATCCCCAGGCTCATCTGTAAG GCTGAGCTGATCAGTAAGCAGGCGCAGGAGAAGTTTGACCTGAACGGGAACCCAGTCCAGGGGACGGGGATGAGAGGACCTCCtggagaacagctcagcttcgCCTCAGGACTGGTCTACTCCCTCACCCTGCTGCAGGCCACCCTGCACAAATATGAACA GGCTCTCAACAGCTGTAGCGTGGAGGTGTTTAAGCGCATGGGGACATTGTACTCAGAGATGAGTGTCCACGAGCGCTCTCTGGATTATTTCATCGACCTGCTGCACAAAGACCAGCTGGACGAGACTGTTCAGGTGGAGCCGCTTACCAAGGCCATCAAGTACTACCAG CAACTGTACAGCGTCCATCTGTCAGAGCTCACTGAGGACTGCACGGTTCAGCTGGCCGACCACATCAAG TTTATCCAGAGTGCGCTGGACTGTATGGGAGCGGAGGTGACCCGTCTGCGGGCCTTCTTGGCTCCAGGTCAGGAGAGCTCTGGCCTCTTTGTCCTCCTGAAGGACCTGGACACTTCCTGCTCTGATATCAGACAGTTCTGTAAGAAGATCCGACGCCGCATGCCTGGAACAGATGTGCTTGGAGTTCCTGCCGCTCTGAATTTTGGACCACAG GTGTCAGAGACGCTGACAGAGTGCAGGCGGCAGCTGACCCGAGTGGTCGCTGTGCTGCAGGAAGTGGCTGCAGCCGGAGCTCAGATGGTCGCTCCAATGGCTGAGCATGAGGGACTCAATGCTCTCAAACTAGAGGACATCGCTTTCAAGGCTACGGAGCAG ATTTACGGCTCTCAGGGCCTGAATGCCCAGGAGTGTCTGCGTCAGTCCTGCAGCTCTGTCATTGCCACCATGAACAAGATGGCAACTGCCATGCAGGAGGGAGAGTATGACGCTGACAAACCACAGGGCAAG attCCTCCAGTTGAGAGTCGAGCGGCTGCCATCAGGGCAGAGATGACTGATGCCGAGGGTCTGGGAGTAAAGCTTGAGGACAGAGAGACTGTAATCAAGGAGCTCAAGAAGTCCCTCAAGATTAAG GGTGAGGAGTTGAGTGAGGCCAATGTCCGTCTGAGCCTCCTGGAGAAAAAGCTGGACACCTCTACCAAAGATGCTGATGAGCGGGTGGAGAAGATTCAGACCAAACTGGATGAAACCAACACACTGCTTAAGAAGAAAGAGAA gGAGTTTGAGGAGACGATGGACGCTCTACAGGCCGACATTGATCAGTTGGAGGCTGAGAAGGCAGAGCTGAAACAGCGCCTCAGCAACCAGTCGAAGATGACCATCGAGGGTCTCAGAGGCCCACCTGCCTCTGGAATCGCCTCCATCGTCCAGGGAGCCGCTGGAG CTCTTCCTCCAGCCATGCCCGGGGTGACACAGATAGTGGACTCCCCTCTGCTCAGACAGCAGGTGGAGGCTCAGAGACTGGGCATCAAACACCTCAAGAACGAAAACAACAGACTAAAG GCTGAGAAGATAAGAGCCCAGCTGGCCTCGCTGCCTCCGCTCCACCTGCCCAAACTGCCACAGATATCCAGAGAAAGCTCCTCACCTCCAGAGGGACTCAACACAGGCATCTACCGCAGGACTGATGAGCTGCTGGCCACACTGCTCAAACTCAGTGCCCAGGTTAAAGTGGTGGACATCACCGGCAagacagcag TCAGTGCCAGTGCGCAGCTGCTGGAGCAGACAGCTCGACTGCAGAACTTCAGCAACGCTCTGGACAAACTCAAG aatgAAGTAGCTGAACATGTAGTATCATATCAGCCAGGAGCAAAGGCCTCGTCTGACTTCGCCACCTTCCCTGTCTCCACCTTTGTTAAG GCCAAGGAAGAGAAGCAAGGAGGAACCGTGTATGTGGGTCGTGTTGCCATCCCCTGCACCCGTGGACAGGAACAAGTCCACCGCCTTGTCCtatcacagcagcagcttcaaaaAGTGCACCGCCTTCTCATGGCCTGA
- the LOC115376336 gene encoding dynactin subunit 1-like isoform X1, translating into MSSGGAGEGGKPAKVGSIVEVIGKGQRGTVAYVGATLFATGKWVGVILDEAKGKNDGTVQGKRYFTCEENHGIFVRQSQLQVVEEGSSATSPDTPESGTAKVPKQKDIPETPKTSKQTPVTLKKSSTRRSAKWSTPGRLVSATSLPSLLIRSACRSPSLPMTPKSSLASSLSGDVSEAGLSSQGALAAPVVPQPSGSPAAPATPAPATPSKVEPAMSKQEEESLRAQVKDLDEKLETLKMKRTEDKAKLKELEKHKIQLEQLQEWKTKMQEQQADVQKQLKEAKKEAREAQEAKDRYMEEMSDTADAIEMATLDKEMAEERAESLQVEVDSLKEKVEELSMDLEILKHEIEEKGSDGAASSYHVKQLEEQNSRLKEALVRMRDLSASEKQEHVKLQKQMEKKNTELETLRSQREKLQEEMKQAEVTIDELKEQVDAALGSEEMVETLTERNLDLEEKVRELRETVTDLEAINEMNDELQENARETEMELREQLDLSGAKCREAQKRVEAAQETMADYQQTINKYRELTSRLQEDNRELTSQQNANAEQVQQPPAELFDFKIKFAETKAYAKAIEMELRKMEVAQANRQVSLLTSFMPDSFLRHGGDHDCILVLLLIPRLICKAELISKQAQEKFDLNGNPVQGTGMRGPPGEQLSFASGLVYSLTLLQATLHKYEQALNSCSVEVFKRMGTLYSEMSVHERSLDYFIDLLHKDQLDETVQVEPLTKAIKYYQQLYSVHLSELTEDCTVQLADHIKFIQSALDCMGAEVTRLRAFLAPGQESSGLFVLLKDLDTSCSDIRQFCKKIRRRMPGTDVLGVPAALNFGPQVSETLTECRRQLTRVVAVLQEVAAAGAQMVAPMAEHEGLNALKLEDIAFKATEQIYGSQGLNAQECLRQSCSSVIATMNKMATAMQEGEYDADKPQGKIPPVESRAAAIRAEMTDAEGLGVKLEDRETVIKELKKSLKIKGEELSEANVRLSLLEKKLDTSTKDADERVEKIQTKLDETNTLLKKKEKEFEETMDALQADIDQLEAEKAELKQRLSNQSKMTIEGLRGPPASGIASIVQGAAGAALPPAMPGVTQIVDSPLLRQQVEAQRLGIKHLKNENNRLKAEKIRAQLASLPPLHLPKLPQISRESSSPPEGLNTGIYRRTDELLATLLKLSAQVKVVDITGKTAVSASAQLLEQTARLQNFSNALDKLKNEVAEHVVSYQPGAKASSDFATFPVSTFVKAKEEKQGGTVYVGRVAIPCTRGQEQVHRLVLSQQQLQKVHRLLMA; encoded by the exons ATGAGCAGCGGAGGAGCTGGGGAGGGTGGTAAACCTGCCAAG GTTGGCTCTATAGTGGAGGTGATAGGAAAAGGTCAGCGTGGGACTGTTGCATACGTGGGTGCCACCCTCTTTGCCACGGGGAAATGGGTGGGTGTCATTCTGGATGAGGCCAAGGGCAAGAACGATGGCACCGTGCAGGGCAAGCGCTACTTCACCTGCGAGGAAAACCATGGGATATTTGTCAGGCAGTCGCAG CTCCAAGTGGTGGAAGAGGGCTCCAGTGCCACCTCACCAGACACTCCCGAGTCCGGCACAGCCAAAGTTCCCAAGCAGAAAG ACATTCCTGAGACtccaaaaacaagcaaacag ACACCTGTGACTCTAAAGAAG tccTCTACCCGCCGCTCTGCCAAG TGGAGCACACCAGGCCGTCTTGTCTCTgccacctccctcccttccctcttgATACGCTCTGCCTGCCGCTCCCCCTCGTTGCCCATG ACGCCCAAGAGCAGCCttgcctcctctctgtctggtgATGTCAGCGAGGCGGGCCTGTCCTCCCAGGGTGCGCTGGCGGCTCCTGTTGTGCCCCAGCCGAGCGGGTCGCCTGCGGCACCTGCAACCCCAGCCCCCGCCACACCAAGCAAG GTGGAACCTGCCATGTCCAAGCAG gaggaggagtcacTGCGGGCCCAGGTGAAGGATCTGGATGAGAAACTCGAAACGTTGAAAATGAAGCGGACGGAAGACAAGGCCaagctgaaggagctggagaaacacaaaatccagctggagcagctccaggAGTGGAAGACCAAAATGCAGGAGCAGCAAGCTGACGTGCAGAAACAACTCAAAGAGGCCAAGAAG GAAGCTCGTGAGGCTCAGGAGGCTAAGGACCGCTACATGGAAGAGATGTCAGACACAGCGGATGCCATAGAGATGGCGACACTGGACAAGGAGATGGCTGAGGAGCGGGCAGAGTCgttgcaggtggaggtggactCGCTGAAGGAGAAAGTGGAGGAGTTGTCCATGGATCTGGAGATCTTGAAGCATGAAATCGAAGAGAAAG GCTCAGATGGAGCTGCCTCAAGTTACCATGTCaaacagctggaggagcagaACAGCAGGCTGAAAGAGGCCCTGGTCAG GATGCGTGACTTGTCTGCATCGGAGAAACAGGAGCACGTGAAGCTGCAGAAGCAAATGGAGAAGAAGAACACAGAGCTGGAGACTCTGaggagtcagagagagaagctgcaggaggagatgaAGCAGGCTGAGGTCACCATCGATGAGCTGAAAGAACAG GTGGATGCTGCGCTGGGGTCAGAGGAGATGGTGGAGACCTTGACAGAGAGGAACCTGGATCTCGAGGAGAAAGTCAGAGAGCTAAGAGAGACTGTCACTGATCTG GAAGCCATCAACGAGATGAATGACGAGCTTCAGGAGAACGCCAGGGAGACGGAGATGGAGCTGAGGGAGcagctggacctgagtggagCCAAGTGCAGAGAAGCCCAGAAGAGAGTAGAGGCCGCTCAGGAGACCATGGCCGACTACCAGCAGACCATCAACAAGTACAGGGAGCTCACCTCCAGGCTGCAG GAGGACAACAGAGAGCTGACCAGCCAGCAAAACGCCAACGCTGAGCAAGTTCAACAGCCTCCCGCAGAGCTCTTTGACTTCAAGATCAAGTTTGCAGAGACCAAAGCCTATGCCAAG GCCATTGAGATGGAACTGAGGAAGATGGAGGTGGCTCAGGCAAACAGACAGGTgtccctcctcacctccttcatGCCTGACTCCTTCCTCCGCCACGGGGGAGATCACGATTGCATCCTGGTGCTTCTGCTCATCCCCAGGCTCATCTGTAAG GCTGAGCTGATCAGTAAGCAGGCGCAGGAGAAGTTTGACCTGAACGGGAACCCAGTCCAGGGGACGGGGATGAGAGGACCTCCtggagaacagctcagcttcgCCTCAGGACTGGTCTACTCCCTCACCCTGCTGCAGGCCACCCTGCACAAATATGAACA GGCTCTCAACAGCTGTAGCGTGGAGGTGTTTAAGCGCATGGGGACATTGTACTCAGAGATGAGTGTCCACGAGCGCTCTCTGGATTATTTCATCGACCTGCTGCACAAAGACCAGCTGGACGAGACTGTTCAGGTGGAGCCGCTTACCAAGGCCATCAAGTACTACCAG CAACTGTACAGCGTCCATCTGTCAGAGCTCACTGAGGACTGCACGGTTCAGCTGGCCGACCACATCAAG TTTATCCAGAGTGCGCTGGACTGTATGGGAGCGGAGGTGACCCGTCTGCGGGCCTTCTTGGCTCCAGGTCAGGAGAGCTCTGGCCTCTTTGTCCTCCTGAAGGACCTGGACACTTCCTGCTCTGATATCAGACAGTTCTGTAAGAAGATCCGACGCCGCATGCCTGGAACAGATGTGCTTGGAGTTCCTGCCGCTCTGAATTTTGGACCACAG GTGTCAGAGACGCTGACAGAGTGCAGGCGGCAGCTGACCCGAGTGGTCGCTGTGCTGCAGGAAGTGGCTGCAGCCGGAGCTCAGATGGTCGCTCCAATGGCTGAGCATGAGGGACTCAATGCTCTCAAACTAGAGGACATCGCTTTCAAGGCTACGGAGCAG ATTTACGGCTCTCAGGGCCTGAATGCCCAGGAGTGTCTGCGTCAGTCCTGCAGCTCTGTCATTGCCACCATGAACAAGATGGCAACTGCCATGCAGGAGGGAGAGTATGACGCTGACAAACCACAGGGCAAG attCCTCCAGTTGAGAGTCGAGCGGCTGCCATCAGGGCAGAGATGACTGATGCCGAGGGTCTGGGAGTAAAGCTTGAGGACAGAGAGACTGTAATCAAGGAGCTCAAGAAGTCCCTCAAGATTAAG GGTGAGGAGTTGAGTGAGGCCAATGTCCGTCTGAGCCTCCTGGAGAAAAAGCTGGACACCTCTACCAAAGATGCTGATGAGCGGGTGGAGAAGATTCAGACCAAACTGGATGAAACCAACACACTGCTTAAGAAGAAAGAGAA gGAGTTTGAGGAGACGATGGACGCTCTACAGGCCGACATTGATCAGTTGGAGGCTGAGAAGGCAGAGCTGAAACAGCGCCTCAGCAACCAGTCGAAGATGACCATCGAGGGTCTCAGAGGCCCACCTGCCTCTGGAATCGCCTCCATCGTCCAGGGAGCCGCTGGAG CAGCTCTTCCTCCAGCCATGCCCGGGGTGACACAGATAGTGGACTCCCCTCTGCTCAGACAGCAGGTGGAGGCTCAGAGACTGGGCATCAAACACCTCAAGAACGAAAACAACAGACTAAAG GCTGAGAAGATAAGAGCCCAGCTGGCCTCGCTGCCTCCGCTCCACCTGCCCAAACTGCCACAGATATCCAGAGAAAGCTCCTCACCTCCAGAGGGACTCAACACAGGCATCTACCGCAGGACTGATGAGCTGCTGGCCACACTGCTCAAACTCAGTGCCCAGGTTAAAGTGGTGGACATCACCGGCAagacagcag TCAGTGCCAGTGCGCAGCTGCTGGAGCAGACAGCTCGACTGCAGAACTTCAGCAACGCTCTGGACAAACTCAAG aatgAAGTAGCTGAACATGTAGTATCATATCAGCCAGGAGCAAAGGCCTCGTCTGACTTCGCCACCTTCCCTGTCTCCACCTTTGTTAAG GCCAAGGAAGAGAAGCAAGGAGGAACCGTGTATGTGGGTCGTGTTGCCATCCCCTGCACCCGTGGACAGGAACAAGTCCACCGCCTTGTCCtatcacagcagcagcttcaaaaAGTGCACCGCCTTCTCATGGCCTGA